The following DNA comes from Octopus sinensis linkage group LG5, ASM634580v1, whole genome shotgun sequence.
GATACAAAGCTAAATGTAACGAAGAGGTTTTGAATTGAGGAACAATTCAACATAGCACAATTAATTGAGAAGAATTAGCTTAAATGTGATGCAGTTCAGGTTTGTACCAGTACAGCAAACTACCGATACCTTTTTTCTGTGAGAGACAACTACAATTTGGTGGCCACTACGAAAACAGGATGCAAAAAAATGGCTTATGAGAGTTGTGAAAACCCTGTACAGGGTTGCTGTCAACAGAAGGAGAGTAGGCAACAAGTTCAGTAATGAAATTAGCATAAAGGCAGACGTCCATCAATGCTTGGCTTGCAGTCTGCTTGTTTATTATAATCCACCGGACTACAAATGAGAAGTTCAAGACAGGCATTGGAATTGCTGTATGCTAACAACTTAGTTTTTAATAGCagaagcgtggaggcgcaatggcccagtggttagggcagcggactcgcggtcataggatcgtggtttcgattcccagaccgggcgttgcgagtgtttattgagcgaaaacacctaaagctccacgaggctctggcaggggatggtggtgatccctgctgtactctttcaccacaactttctctcactcttacttcctgtttctgttgtacctgtatttcaaagggccggccttgtcactctctgtgtcacgctgaatatctccgagaactacgttaagggtacacgtgtctgtggagtgctcagccacttacacgttaatttcacgagcaagctgttccgttgatttggatcaacaggaaccctcgtcgtcgtaaccgacggagtgcttccaacaatAGCAGAAGCAGTTGAAGAATTAGAGGAAAAATTCTGAATGTGGAGGCTGTGCCTAGAATCAAGAGACTTAAAAGTAAACATGTTCAGGATAAAAGCTTTAGTTAGTAGGTGAGAAAACAGAACTCTACAACTGTCTGGAAAGAAGCCTAGCATaatatgcagaaaaggagtagGTAGGAACTCTATATCAAACATCCAATGtcaaaaacagacgttaaatgatgaggatgatgatgatgaactatggGCACAAAAGATGCAGTGAGGTCACAGACAGGCTGAAAGAGGAAGATTTCATATATAGTAGCTGCACAGGAGTCAGCAGTAAAAGCACATTAAAAATGCATGCTTTCAAATGCCCAGAAAGGTCAGCATTAGTAGTTGACACCTTCTGATAACAAGAAACCAAATCaacaacatatttaaaaaaattttaaaaacaaaaagtacaTTTAAGTCTCCCAATTAACATGGTGTAAAAATTTCTGTTTATTAGATGAATAGGATCAAACTTTATAAAATATAGTTTCAAGGAGCCTTTTAAAATGCAGTATGTCAAAAGTCATACAAAAATTTATCTCCCAGTATTAATGTGTACTATTGATTTCAATCACAATTGGATTTTCTTAACAGAAAAAGTATTGGGTGAGACATTTATAGACTTTAAGTTATTCTTAAGAAAGTAATGTGACatgagtaaaaaacaaaaaaaaacaaaaaaatgactaATTTGTGTGAAACTGGTGTCATTAAAGAAATAGATGAAATGGTAGTTAAGTCTGTTAAGAGTAGACTGgtctttagaaaaaaataaacatgtaaGAAAATGATGTCCCATACAAAAGCAAAGCTTGCAACTGAATAAACacctatttttatttgtttccttgttttaGTAACTTATTTACTAATGACCTTTCAAATGTATTAAGCTTTAAAGCTCAAcagattaaaattaaatttaaggaAGCTTGAATTTTCTTGCATTATTCTTGTCAAAACATTTTGCAGCCATAATGGGGGTGGGGAAGAGATAATAAAATGAACTCAGTAGCAATAATATAAaaagttaaattaatttataattgcTAGGAGATACAATACTACGATCGCCAGAAATAGGGATCTTGCTCCATCTTTCGAAGAAAGTTATTGTACCACTTTTCAAGAGTACTAAATGGAATATATGATTCGGATGGATTCATAGGAGTTTTAGAAGCAAATGACGAAGCAAAATTGAACAGATTTTCAACCATTTTCTTTGAGAAATCCATAAATGGTTCAAGGTTTGACACTGCTGCAGATGTTGCAGGTGTCTGCTGAGATAAGTCTTGAAGTGGTTCAACAGATATTCCAATTTGTGATACATTTACTGGTTGACTCGCCATAACTCCAAATGGATTTAGAGATGCTTCCGCtgaaataaaataaggaaagaaatttAGATCAAAAAGTATGTCGAGAAGTAAAGTCTtgtcaaaaacaataataaacttaaGATGCTATAACAAGCATGTTTTGAACAGATAAAGAAAATATGGATCGTTATAGTTTCACTcacagatttttttaattattttttttttaactaaacagttcaAAACTTGGATACTGGTAGTAATTTCTCATGCTGAATATAGTtcactttcaacatttttgacacAGGTTCCAATTTTCATGGTTAAAAGAGGCAATTATCCATCACTATTCTTACATACTAAATATAAAACactgaaaaaacagaaaaataatatagaCCACTAACAAAAGGAAACTTActtgattttaatttagatactTTAAAGATGGCACTTGGTTTAATATTAGTGATGTGACCAAGGAGAATCCAGCTGGGTCCAGTAAGACTGGGCCAAGAAAAGTATACtgtaaataatcaaataaaaactagttttatacaaggcaacaaaagattaaaaaaaactacCCCCACCACAAAATTTTTCAAATGGTAAGATGATGGCTGTCTCTCAGTAAGGTTACAATAATATAAGATTCTTAATAGAGTTAAGTCAgtcataaatatttgtttgtctttatagGTTATgtgatcatggttttgattcccagaccagcagcatgttgtgttcttaagcaagacacttcatttcatgatgcttcagtccactcagctgtaaatggttaaccctgtgacagactggcattCCAATcaaggggaatgttggcctgcttgcctagccaatGGGATGACATTATTTGATAGCTATACCAATGCAGAGAAGTGCATTGtaaccagtggtgtataacaccTGATAGTTTGTTTGATACAGTGATATAGGCCATACAATAATTTGTCATGTAAAGTCAGtctatggttttgtttttttaattatagtgTCTTATTCCACATGTTGCTACCCTTTAGGTGGAGCAATGTACTATATTACATGCAGCATCAGTCAAAGTATGACAGCATTCAGCTAATGCTGACAATATAATGCATCAGACTGGAGTATGTTGTCATTAATATTATACAATGTTAAAAagtagaaatgaaatgaagtctACAAATTTTGTAGCTGAATATttgttgaacaaaaaaaaaaaaaagaaaaacagagagttAAGTTATTTCACATACAGGTAAAATAATCAATATCAtcacaattttttattccataCAGGTAAGGGTTGGacagtcaagaaaaaaaaaaagaaaagatagagagagattagtGCGTTatgaagaataatatattttacagctTTTCTTTCACTACAGAATATTTCCATTTTCTGCTTAACTATCCATAACCAGTAATTGTCAGCAATGTATATAATTTGCCTAACTGACTTCAAAGGAGAAGGGAAATAGAAGCTGTGCTAAATATAAGTGAAGCAAACAGATTTATCTATGTCTTTCCTTTCACTTATATTGTTCTAAATGCTTAAGTCTCCTTAGCAACtaaacacatcaccaccacctctcacCATTATCACTTCCAGGTGACTGCTACAAAATTCCTTACCTTACCAAATATTGTCATGGAGACATCATTACTTTCGACTATCTCTGTATAAATGTCAAACTGAAAGCAGTTAATTTGACAagataaattttatgaaatatatattactcttttacttgtttcagtcatttaactgcggccatgctggagcaccgcctttaattgaggaactcgaccccgagacttattctttgtaagcccattacttattctatcagtctctttttgccgaaccgctaagtgacggggacataatcacaccagcatcggttgtcaagcaatactagggggacaaacacagacacacacatacatatatatatatatatacatatatacgacgggcttctttcagtttccacctaccaaatccactcacaaggctttcgtcggcctgaggctatagcagaagacgcttgcccaaggtgccacgcagtgggagtgaacccgaaaccatgtggttggtaagcaagctactaaccacacagccactcctgtaattatcattatttaacatctgtttttccgtGCTGGCACCaaatggacagtttgacatgagctGGAGAGCCacaagactgcaccaagctctactgcCTGCTTTGacatgctttctatggctggatgccctcttAACACAAACCACTTGAGAGTGAAAGGGGAGAGCGGCGTgagggaagtgtgtgtgtgtgtgtgtgtttaaatactcTTTCAGATACTGAACTAACTGATAACTTTGCTGTTTTGATTTCTACATAAATTAATTAAGATAatttt
Coding sequences within:
- the LOC115211849 gene encoding protein Hikeshi codes for the protein MFGVIVAGRFVQTNCEQVTENQFLFNILESENINHIVVFLTGQIPFPDGYGGAVYFSWPSLTGPSWILLGHITNIKPSAIFKVSKLKSTEASLNPFGVMASQPVNVSQIGISVEPLQDLSQQTPATSAAVSNLEPFMDFSKKMVENLFNFASSFASKTPMNPSESYIPFSTLEKWYNNFLRKMEQDPYFWRS